A part of Neovison vison isolate M4711 chromosome 6, ASM_NN_V1, whole genome shotgun sequence genomic DNA contains:
- the NR1I2 gene encoding nuclear receptor subfamily 1 group I member 2 isoform X2, translating into MTCEGCKGFFRRAMKRNTRLRCPFRKGTCEITRKTRRQCQACRLRKCLESGMKKEMIMSDAAVEQRRALIRRKKRERMGTQPLGAKGLTQEQQTMIRELMDAQMKTFDTTFSNFKDFRLPEAPSSGHEVLESLQPPAGEEAAKWSQIREDLCSLKVSLRLRGEDGSIWNYKPQPDSSGREIFSLLPHMADMSTYMFKGIINFAKVISHFRDLPIEDQISLLKGATFELCQLRFNTVFNAETGTWECGRLSYCLEDPAGGFQQLLLEPVLKFHYRLKKLQLHREEYVLMQAISLFSPDRPGVVQRSVVDQLQERFAIALKAYIECSRPQPAHRFLFLKIMAMLTELRSINAQHTQRLLRIQDIHPFASPLMRELFGITDG; encoded by the exons ATGACATGTGAAGGATGCAAGGGCTTTTTCAG GAGAGCCATGAAACGCAACACCCGGCTGAGGTGCCCCTTCCGGAAGGGCACCTGCGAAATCACCCGGAAGACCCGGCGCCAGTGCCAGGCCTGCCGGCTCCGCAAGTGCCTGGAGAGTGGGATGAAGAAGGAGA TGATCATGTCCGATGCAGCTGTGGAGCAGAGGCGGGCTCTGatcaggaggaaaaagagagaacgGATGGGCACTCAGCCCCTGGGAGCCAAGGGGCTGACTCAGGAGCAGCAGACAATGATCAGAGAACTGATGGATGCTCAGATGAAAACCTTCGACACCACCTTCTCCAATTTCAAGGACTTCCGG CTGCCAGAAGCGCCCAGCAGTGGTCACGAGGTTCTGGAAtccctgcagcctccagcggGAGAAGAAGCTGCCAAGTGGAGCCAGATCAGGGAAGATCTGTGCTCACTGAAGGTCTCTCTGCGGCTGCGGGGGGAAGACGGCAGCATCTGGAACTACAAACCCCAACCTGATAGCAGTGGGAGAGAGATCTTTTCCCTGCTGCCCCACATGGCTGACATGTCAACCTACATGTTCAAAGGCATCATCAACTTTGCCAAAGTCATCTCCCACTTCAG GGATTTGCCCATCGAGGACCAGATCTCCCTGCTAAAGGGGGCCACCTTTGAGCTGTGCCAGCTGAGATTCAACACGGTGTTCAACGCAGAGACAGGAACCTGGGAGTGTGGTCGGCTGTCCTACTGCTTGGAAGACCCCGCAG GCGGCTTCCAGCAGCTTCTCCTGGAGCCGGTGCTGAAGTTCCACTACAGGCTGAAGAAGCTGCAGCTGCATAGGGAGGAGTATGTGCTGATGCAGgccatctctcttttctctccag ACCGCCCAGGTGTGGTGCAGCGCAGCGTGGTGGACCAGCTGCAGGAGCGATTTGCCATTGCCCTGAAGGCCTACATCGAGTGCAGCCGGCCCCAGCCTGCCCACCG GTTCCTGTTCCTGAAGATCATGGCTATGCTCACCGAGCTCCGCAGCATCAATGCCCAGCACACCCAGAGGCTGCTGCGCATTCAAGACATACACCCGTTCGCCAGCCCTCTCATGCGGGAGCTGTTTGGCATCACAGATGGCTGA
- the NR1I2 gene encoding nuclear receptor subfamily 1 group I member 2 isoform X1 — translation MTCEGCKGFFRRAMKRNTRLRCPFRKGTCEITRKTRRQCQACRLRKCLESGMKKEMIMSDAAVEQRRALIRRKKRERMGTQPLGAKGLTQEQQTMIRELMDAQMKTFDTTFSNFKDFRLPEAPSSGHEVLESLQPPAGEEAAKWSQIREDLCSLKVSLRLRGEDGSIWNYKPQPDSSGREIFSLLPHMADMSTYMFKGIINFAKVISHFRDLPIEDQISLLKGATFELCQLRFNTVFNAETGTWECGRLSYCLEDPAGAREEGRSHIRTGGFQQLLLEPVLKFHYRLKKLQLHREEYVLMQAISLFSPDRPGVVQRSVVDQLQERFAIALKAYIECSRPQPAHRFLFLKIMAMLTELRSINAQHTQRLLRIQDIHPFASPLMRELFGITDG, via the exons ATGACATGTGAAGGATGCAAGGGCTTTTTCAG GAGAGCCATGAAACGCAACACCCGGCTGAGGTGCCCCTTCCGGAAGGGCACCTGCGAAATCACCCGGAAGACCCGGCGCCAGTGCCAGGCCTGCCGGCTCCGCAAGTGCCTGGAGAGTGGGATGAAGAAGGAGA TGATCATGTCCGATGCAGCTGTGGAGCAGAGGCGGGCTCTGatcaggaggaaaaagagagaacgGATGGGCACTCAGCCCCTGGGAGCCAAGGGGCTGACTCAGGAGCAGCAGACAATGATCAGAGAACTGATGGATGCTCAGATGAAAACCTTCGACACCACCTTCTCCAATTTCAAGGACTTCCGG CTGCCAGAAGCGCCCAGCAGTGGTCACGAGGTTCTGGAAtccctgcagcctccagcggGAGAAGAAGCTGCCAAGTGGAGCCAGATCAGGGAAGATCTGTGCTCACTGAAGGTCTCTCTGCGGCTGCGGGGGGAAGACGGCAGCATCTGGAACTACAAACCCCAACCTGATAGCAGTGGGAGAGAGATCTTTTCCCTGCTGCCCCACATGGCTGACATGTCAACCTACATGTTCAAAGGCATCATCAACTTTGCCAAAGTCATCTCCCACTTCAG GGATTTGCCCATCGAGGACCAGATCTCCCTGCTAAAGGGGGCCACCTTTGAGCTGTGCCAGCTGAGATTCAACACGGTGTTCAACGCAGAGACAGGAACCTGGGAGTGTGGTCGGCTGTCCTACTGCTTGGAAGACCCCGCAGGTGCCCGCGAGGAGGGGAGGAGCCACATCAGGACAG GCGGCTTCCAGCAGCTTCTCCTGGAGCCGGTGCTGAAGTTCCACTACAGGCTGAAGAAGCTGCAGCTGCATAGGGAGGAGTATGTGCTGATGCAGgccatctctcttttctctccag ACCGCCCAGGTGTGGTGCAGCGCAGCGTGGTGGACCAGCTGCAGGAGCGATTTGCCATTGCCCTGAAGGCCTACATCGAGTGCAGCCGGCCCCAGCCTGCCCACCG GTTCCTGTTCCTGAAGATCATGGCTATGCTCACCGAGCTCCGCAGCATCAATGCCCAGCACACCCAGAGGCTGCTGCGCATTCAAGACATACACCCGTTCGCCAGCCCTCTCATGCGGGAGCTGTTTGGCATCACAGATGGCTGA